The Brassica oleracea var. oleracea cultivar TO1000 unplaced genomic scaffold, BOL UnpScaffold00851, whole genome shotgun sequence genome includes the window GGCAGCAGCATTGAGCTGAGAAATGTTAGTTAACTCCTTCTTCTTGAAACTGTGAGGGAGGTAAGGACTGCACAGGGGACCTGCAAACAACAAGGGTAGGGAAGTGCATGAGAGGCAGAAGCAGCAGCAACCGAAACAAGAGCAGCAACAAGATATAAGGGCAGAACCAGCTGTGGCGTGGTGGATGAGGCGGACCCGTGACCTAGACTTACGGAGACGGGTGTCCAGCTTGTGCTTCAGCTGGGAAAAGCATTGTTGAGTCTCTCGGAAGCTGTGAGATTCAGGAGACGAGAAAGGGTTTTCAAAAGTGTCGAGCTTGAGGAAGAGGTCGAATGCCAAGTTACAGAGGGATTCGTCAATGGCGTGGGAATCACCGGGGAGGATGTGGAAGAGGTCAAAGAGGGGTGTGTAGAGGTGGCGAGCGCTGTGTACGCTTTGGTAAAGATTCAAGCAAAGGCGTGTGGCACTTTCGCTGTGTTGAAAGTAAGTGGAGACGAGATGGGTGAGTGTAGTAGGCTTGGCGTGGCTAAGAGCTTCTTGGACGCATTCATTGTTTGGTTGAAGAACTTGAGAGAGAAGCAGCTCGGTCCGATCATTGATGTCGGGTTGGTTGGGAAGATGAGCAGGGGGGTCAACCACGTGAACCCGTGAACGTATGTCGTGGTAGGATGGGGTCTGAAAAGCGTGAGCCAGCTCGCGGCTGAGATTAAAGGTAGGCGACGGATTGGATGCATTGTTTGTGGAGGAGGAGGGCAGGCTGTCTGTACAAGCCAGCCAAAGACGAAACTCCTTTAGGCATTTCAACAAACAGGTGGTGTGCggaattatataaaacaaaaaaaagaagaagaagcgtaTTACCTAGAGATGATGGATGAGGAAGAGGGTCGTCGCCGGGAGAGGCTTGGTTGAAGGAAAGGCAGTGCGGCATCTAGAAAGAAGAGACGAAGAATAACAAACTTGATTCATAAATGGAGTGGGAAAGCTACTTGATGGCTAGTGAAAAAATTGCCTTTGGTGTGCTTCCGCAGAAACCCAATCAATCAATATTACGGTAAATAATCTAAAACCACATTAGTTCGCCATTAATCTCCCAATATTCTCAATCTAGTACTGTTAAGACCAATAAAATATCGAAGGTCAGGAAACAcacgtctttttttttttttttaatttgttttgttcacTGTTTCACTTCCCTAGGAAAAATGATTAGGATTCTAAAATTTGCTATCTCTATgataaagtaaaataattagAAGTCATCGGCTGTCTAAATAGATAAGGTAGCAAGAAGAGATCGAACCTGATTCTCTGAGATTCTTCTTTCGACAAAAGCTATGGAGTATTCTGGAGTCTCTCCGCCTAGGAATCCTTCTCAGGTTAGTTCCCTTCACTTGTACAGTTCATGCTATCTCTCTCGATAAATCCTAAGATTGCGTGGTGGAATCGACCACAAACATAGAGTAACAGTTTACGCTTGCTAGTACCTAGTACAAACCAAGCACGCCATATGGTATGCTTTACATTTTAGGCTCTTCTCGCCACTCTCACATATTGTTtcttgttttctgtttttcaaAAACAGATCCTGTTTTATCTGTTTCATTTCTCTGTTTTCCGGCTTACTGAATTGTTCACTCCTCCTCCATTCAGCTTTCATGGGCGAGGAATTTGATTTTGGCCTACCAGAGCTTTGGTGTTGTCTACGGTGACCTCTGTACATCTCCTCTCTATGTGTTCCCTAACACATTTATTGGCAAGTTGCACAAGCAGCATTACAACGAGGAAGCCGTATTTGGTGCCTTCTCTTTGATTTTCTGGACCCTCACGCTCATCCCCCTTCTCAAGTACCTTCTTGTATTACTCAATGCCCATGACAATGGACAAGGTGCACTCTCTTTTTTTCATTCCTAACTTCTTTCCTCTTCtgcctttttttttaagagtgTTTTCTTTTTGCTCTCTCCAGGCGGAACATTTGCTCTCTATTCGCTGCTTTGTAGGCATGCTAAGCTTAGCTTACTTCCTAACCAGCAAGCTGCTGACGAAGAGCTCTCAGCTTACAAGTCCACTGATACTGCAACTTCCTCCCCCTTTAAAAGAATCTTTGAGAAGCACAAAAGGCTGAGGACTGTGTTGCTACTTCTTGTTCTTGCTGCTGCTGCTATGGTCATTGGAAACGGGGTTTTGACTCCAGCAATATCTGGTAAAGTATTCCTATATTTTACATTCGGAGTTGGAGCTGGAGCTGTTATCCTTCACTTCTTTCAGCTCAAACCTCCTTCTCCGAGACtagtcttatttattttttctattttgtggACCGAGACTATAAATGGCTCCTATGCTTTCTTGCAGTTCTGTCTTCCATGTCAGGTTTGCAAGCTACAGAGAAGAAATCGACTGACGGTATATAATGCTTATTGCTTCCACCATGTTCTTGTATCAATTGTTCGTTTACATCTTTTGGACTTTCTTTTGGTTCGGTGTTTTGTTTTGGAGTATGAAGGTTTTCTCTTTAACCACTGCAGGCGAACTTCTGCTTCTTGCCTGTGTCATACTAGTTGGATTGTTTGCTTTGCAACACTCTGGTACTCACAGGGTGGCTTTTATGTTTGCACCAATTGTGATCATCTGGCTTTTTTCAATCCTCTTCATCGGTTTTTACAACATCATACACTGGAATCCGAAGATAATCTATGCAGTTTCCCCGCTTTATATCATCAAATTTTTCAGAATGACTGGTCAAGATGGCTGGATTTCTCTTGGAGGGGTTCTTCTTTCTGTAACAGGTACTTCTGGTTCTGGATCAAGACATAaccataaaatatttcttttcttctgaatcatatattttctaatatgaGCTGATTCACTAAATTGATTATCACTGTCTCATCAGGCACTGAAGCTATGTTTTCAAATCTTGGCCATTTCACCTCGGTCTCAATCAGAGTAAGTGGAGGTTCCATGTCTAGTGCTGTACATTCGTTCTTTTACCCTTGAGATCTCAGCCTTGCTAGTCATATTTCAACAGCCTTGCTAGTCATACTGTTTTCGCAGCCTTGTTCGTTacattttacttatttttgttcTGTGCAGCTTGCTTTCGCCTTTCTTGTATACCCATGTCTGGTTGTACAATACATGGGCCAGGCAGCTTTCTTATCAAAGAACCTCGGGTCTATTCCCAACAGTTTTTACAGTTCAGTCCCAGGTTTGTTTACTCGCACACCAGTTTTTGtatttcatttgtttcatttacGTAATGCCAACCTTGTATGATTTTGATCATTTATGCAGATCCTGTATTCTGGCCTGTATTTGTTATCGCTACACTTGCAGCCATTGTTGGCAGTCAGTCTGTGATAACCGCCACATTTTCAATAATCAAACAATGCCATGCTCTTGGATGCTTCCCACGAGTCAAAGTAGTCCATACTTCAAAACATGGACAGATGTATATCCCGGAGATCAACTGGATCCTGATGATCCTGACTCTTGCAATAACTATAGGTTTCCGGGACACaattttgattggaaatgcCTACGGTAAACTTTCTATTCACTGGAATCTATTTTTTCCCTCTCCAGGACCTGATGGTGGTTTTCTCTCGTTACTAACAGGACTCGCCTGCATGATAGTAATGTTCATCACAACGTTCCTCATGGCTCTTGTCATAGTCGCGGTTTGGGAGAAGAGTTGTTTTCTGGCGGCTTTGTTCCTTGGAACTCTATGGATAATCGAAGGTGCCTATCTCTCAGCGGCGTTCATGAAACTTGCAGAGGGTGGTTGGGTACCTTTGGTGCTCGCTTGCATATTTATGACCGCTATGTATGTGTGGCACTATGGTACTCGAAGGAAATACAGCTTTGATCTTCATAACAAAGTTTCACTGAAGTGGTTGCTGGGACTAGGGCCTAGTCTTGGTATTGTCCGTGTGCCCGGGATAGGACTTGTATACTCAGAACTTGCAACTGGAGTTCCTGCAATTTTCTCTCACTTTGTCACCAACATCCCGGCATTCCATAAAGTTGTGGTGTTTGTTTGTGTGAAGTCAGTGCCAGTGCCGCATGTACTTCCTGAAGAACGCTTCCTCGTTGGCCGTGTTTGCCCAAAGCCTTATCGTATGTACAGGTGCATAGTGAGGTATGGGTACAAAGACATTCAACGGGAGGACGGGGACTTTGAGAATCAGTTGATACAGAGCATAGCGGAGTTCATCCAGATGGAAGCAGGGGACCTCCAATCCTCGGCTTGCGAGTCCCAGTCATATGATGGGAGAATGGCCGTGTTAAGTAGCCACAAGAGTCTCTCAAACTCAATCCTGACGGTTTCAGAGgtagaggagtatgatgagacGGCGAGACAAAGCAGTAAATCTATGACGTTGCAGAGTTTGCGGTCAGTGTACGAGGAAGAGTATCAGCAGGGGCAAGTGAGGAGAAGGCGTGTGAGGTTGGGGTTAACGCAGCAGGCAAGTCGTGGGATGGAGGGGTCGGTGAGGGAAGAGCTAATGGATCTGATAGGGGCGAAAGAGGCAGGGGTTGCATATGTAATGGGACATTCGTATGTGAAAGCAAGGAAATCATCGTCGTGGTTGAAGAAGCTGATTATTGATATAGGCTACTCGTTTCTGAGGAAGAACTGCAGAGGGCCAGCGGTAGCACTCAACATACCTCACATCAGCCTCATTGAAGTTGGCATGGTTTACTATGTTTGATTGAGCCAAAGAAAAGAATGCATGTGTAGTAGTGTAGCATCTTCACCGATGATGCAACATTCGTGGTGTAtgcttattatttatatactcctccttatgTTTGTTTCACACACTACACTTCATGTATTTGTATTGTATtgcaaaaaaatctttaaaaaatgtattgtatTGGTGGAATTAGACGGCATGAAGTTTCTCTCCCCAGCGTGGACCCCGCCAGTTTCCAATAGAAAACGTGACGCTGTGTGAACCAATCTTAAGCgctctctctctcgctcgctCTTCATTATCCTCTCCGTCTTTCTAAACCTCTGCTTCGAGGAGGTTAACGATGACATCCTTGCTCCTCCCAAATCCCGACTCGATTACCACCACACCCCTCGTTTCCAACCTACGCTCCTTCCGGAGGTTCTTCTCTCTCAGACGCTCCTCCTTGCCCCGAAACtcgtcatcatcatctcttCCACTAGTCGCTGTGTCCTCTCTCTCCGCAACTGCCGCAAAACCTACTACAGCGACCAGGTGGAGAGAGAAGCATGAGTTAGCTGAAAGCGATTCAATCTCCATCCTCAACGAGAGGATTCGGCGGGACCTGGGAAAGAGAGAGACTGCTAGGCCGGCCATGGACTCTAAGGAGGCCGAAAAGTACATTCAGATGGTAAAGGAACAACAAGAGAGGGGTCTCCAGAAGCTCAAAGGAGTTAGGCCAGGTTCAGACGGTGGTTTCAGCTACAAGGTTGACCCTTACACTCTCCTTTCCGGTGATTATGTGGTGCACAAGAAGGTTGGCATTGGCCGTTTTGTCGGCATTAAGTTGGATGTCCCCAAGGATTCTTCTGAGCCCCTTGAATATGTGTTTATTGAGTATGCTGACGGCATGGCCAAGCTTCCCCTCAAGCAAGCCTCCCGTCTCCTCTACCGATACAACCTGTAACGGTTTTTTGACTGACTCTCTTCCCCCTCTCTTGTTCTGTGTTGAATTTTGATGCCCATATTTGTCTTCTGTTTCAGTCCTAATGAGTCCAAACGGCCTCGGACTTTAAGTCGGCTGAGTGACACTAGTGTTTGGGAAAGAAGAAAGACCAAAGGCAAACTCGCTATTCAGAAAATGGTCGTTGACTTGATGGAGCTCTATCTTCATAGGCTTAGACAGAAGAGATTTCCCTATCCAAAGAACCCCATCATGGCTGATTTCGCTGCTCAATTTCCTTATAACGCTACACCTGACCAGAAGCAGGTCTTTGCTTGCTGCTTTCTCTTTACCAGTCCATATTCCTTCCCCTGAACCTGACTTCTTCTACCTTGCAGGCTTTCCTTGATGTTGACAAGGatttgactgagagagaaacACCTATGGACCGATTCATATGTGGAGACGTTGGATTTGGTAAAACTGAGGTTGCTCTACGTGCCATCTTTTGTGTGGTCTCCGCTGGCAAACAAGCTATGGTTTTAGCACCCACTATTGTTTTGGCCAAGCAACATTACGATGTCATCTCTGAGCGGTTTTCCTTGTATCCCCAAATCAAAGTCGGTCTTTTAAGTCGGTTTCAGGTATTCATTCACACCACTGTTGAATTTGTCCCAAGCAAAACGGGCAATTAATTGACCACAGTCGCATGTTCGACATTGTTCAGACCAAAGCAGAGAAGGAGGCGTATTTGGAAATGATAAAACACGGTCATCTCAATATCATTGTAGGTACTCACTCCCTTCTCGGAAGCCGTGTTGTGTACAGCAATCTAGGCCTTCTTGTCGTCGATGAGGAACAGGTAGGTTGTGTTCTAATTCCTTGAAAAATATAGATGGTCTCTGTAAGATTCTTGGATTGTTTAATGGAATCTCTCTTTTTACTTTACAGAGATTTGGGGTCAAGCAGAAAGAAAAGATTGCATCTTTCAAAACGTCAGTGGATGTGCTTACCCTCTCCGCAACACCTATACCAAGGACGTTATACTTAGCTTTGACTGGATTCCGGGATGCCAGGTTGTGTTTCCATTAATAAGCTAACCGATAGAATAGAATATGATGAGACTAATGCCCCCTTTTGTTGCTCCCTTGTTTTAGTTTAATCTCCACACCGCCACCGGAGAGGATTCCAATAAAAACCCATCTTTCATCGTTCCGTAAGGAAAAGGTTATCAAAGCAATAAAAAATGAACTGAATCGTGCTGGCCAAGTTTTCTACGTCTTGCCTCGAATTAAAGGTAAAGTGCACCATAAGCGGTTGTCTTTCTCTATATTAGTATCTCTTAGTATGACCACCTCTGGTCTTGGTCAACATAGACACAAGTAGAATCAGAAACTTTTTGACCATACATTTTTCCATTTTCGCTTTACCACTTTCATTTTCCTTATCAGGACTAGAGGAAGTGATGGATTTTCTTGAAGAAGCATTTCCAGATATCGACATTGCTATGGCACATGGGAAGGTATGTTATGGCCTTTTGTTGTAGTACTCGACATTTGGGTGCTCCTCATTCATAACATACTATCACATTTAATGGAAATTCTCCTGAGAAATGATGTTGCCGTATCTTTGATTATCCTGCTACGCTGATGTATTCATAGCAATACTCAAAACAACTAGAGGAAACCATGGAGAGATTTGCGCAAGGAAAGATCAAAATCCTCATATGCACTAATATTGTTGAAAGCGGACTTGATATTCAAAATGCAAATACCATAATCATCCAGGATGTTCAACAATTTGGGCTCGCTCAGTTGTACCAGGTGCCAAAGTTATTTCTTAAACATTGCTATTGCAGTTAGCCTGGAAAAGTGCTTCTTAGATATCTTCTCTTGGTTGGTTGTTGTCAACCGTTGCGTGGAAGGGTTGGCCGGGCTGATAAAGAAGCTCATGCCTACCTGTTTTATCCTGATAAATCGCTGCTCTCTGATCAAGCACTGGTATTGGGGGTGATTTTATCTGTTCTATTCCCTTGGCAGACTGGTATGTAATGTACAAGCTAACTATGCAGGAAAGGCTTAGTGCTCTTGAAGAGTGTCGTGAGCTTGGACAAGGTTTCCAACTTGCGGAGAAAGACATGGGTATAAGAGGCTTTGGGACAATTTTTGGTGAACAGCAGACAGGAGATGTTGGAAATGTCGGCATCGATCTCTTCTTTGAAATGCTTTTTGAGAGTCTATCCAAGGTACTTTATGACTAAGGCCTCCTTCCACATATTTCTGTCTGATCATGACACTGATGagcattttgttttgtttttaactgGGCTTGGTTATTGACTTATGAGTCAATTTTTTGGTTGTTTCTAGGTGGAGGAACTCCGTATTTTTTCGGTTCCATACAATCTGGTGAAGGTAGTTTCTATTTTGAACTTGTAAGAACGGttaaataatttagattaaAAAGAAGTGACACAAGATCAGGATATTTCCAGTGTCTGTTGTTTGTGCACGAGTAAAGGGAGAAGTTCAATCTTCAATGCACTTGTTATGCCTCGAACTGTAGCAGTTAACGGGcttctaattctttttttatctGCTCTGTATTCCAGattgacataaatataaatCCTCGGCTGCCGTCCGAGTATGTAAATTACCTGGAAAATCCGATGGAGATCATCAATGAAGCTGAAAAAGCAGCTGAGAAAGATATGTGGAGTCTCATGCAATTCACAGAGAACTTACGTCGCCAATATGGGAAAGAACCTTACTCCATGGAGATCATTTTGAAGAAGCTGTATGTGAGACGCATGGCGGCTGATCTTGGAGGAAACAGAATTTATGCATCAGGGAAGATGGTTGTGGTGAAAACAAATATGAGTAAGAAGGTGCTCAAGCTGATCACAGATTCCATGACTTGTGACGTTTACCGAAGCTCCTTGATATATGAAGGAGATCAAATAATGGTACTGTAGGAGTGAATTAGTAGTAGTATTGACATGTGCATGAATTTGTGTAATCTATTCCAATGAACTAAAGGGCTTTACATGGGATATGTGCAGGCGGAACTTCTGCTGGAGCTACCAAGAGAACAGTTACTGAACTGGATGTTCCAGTGCTTGTCAGAACTGCATGCATCACTCCCTGCTCTTATCAAATACTAGCTCCCCCTTCACACAGTCTCTCTTGCCCGTAGGATGTTGTAGAAGGAGAGGGATTCCTCAGCACTCACTTATGGAGTTTCCTTCATAGAATAGAACATAGAAGAATTatgatttttgtgtataaatatatatacaagggaaGCATTTTTTATCAGGTATGTACGTCTAAACGTGACTGTTTAGTGCCAACAAACAATGGCGTTTTCTAATCCTACCCGTGTTCTTTTGTTCCAGGCAGCTACTCACACTTAAATTTGTTAAGGATTTAATGAGGAAGCAGTGATGAGCTCTGGGCATGTTTTACGTTGAGATCATCAACCAAATGCGAGTTGGTAAAGACGTGGATATCTGTTGGGAGTTCAATAGTGAAAAATGTAGTTTTCTGGGATTTTTCTTGTACGCTGCCAAAATCACTATGAACTGATCGTGTATGGCCCAGTAAAAAGCCCATTTGTGTGTATACTTCAAATATATCTAGGGCCCATTTGTGTGTACTCCAAATATATTTACGCGTCCAATAATATTgctttttgcttcttctttgcGAGCGAGTCTATATTTCTCGCCTCGGATGATTTGATTCTTTCGAttgctgttttgttttgtgttagaTTGAATTCTCTTTGGCTGATTGGCGTTGTGCGTATGTGTTTACGGAAGCTGGTTTCTGTGAGTAAATAGATCTGAAGAGTATGAACGAAGATGGCTGCGTCCCTTACCTCTCTGGTTAGTCTCACTTAGACCTACCTACCTAGGATTGCTTGTCGTTCATCTTCTCTTTGGCACGGTTTAATCGGCCtagcttttttttattttttatttgtagatagTGGTATCAAACAAAAGTCTATAGATCAAAGATCGCCTCTTCCCGGGGAGCCTAAATGTGTAATCTGCTGTCGTTACGGTGAGTACATTTGTGACGAGACCAATGATGACATCTGCAGTCTCGAGTGTAAGCAAACACTTTTGAACAAGACTAGAGTGTTTCCTGCCACTGATGAGTGCTTCTATGTTGGATCTTCTTCCACCGATGATTCTCGCAAGCTTGATATTCATGTCCAAGGAGCAGCAGTTCCTCCCCCTCCTGCCCTCTCTTTCACCTCTTGTGGGCTTCCTCCTAAGCTTCTTCTTAACTTAGAAACGGCTGGTTATGACTTTCCCACCCCTATCCAGATGCAAGCAATTCCAGCTGCTTTAAGCGGCAGAAGCCTGCTCGCTTCAGCTGACACTGGCTCCGGCAAGACTGCTTCTTTTCTTGTTCCTATTGTTTCTCGTTGTGCACGTTATCGCTCTGAGCACCCCTCCTCAGACCCCAGGAACCCCTTGGCTTTGGTTTTGGCTCCAACTAGAGAGCTCTGCGTCCAAGTTGAAGATCAGGCTAAGATGCTCGGAAAGGGACTCCTATTTAAGACTGCACTTGTTGTAGGTGGGGATCCCATGTCTGGACAACTCTACCGCATTCAGCAAGGTGTAGAGTTGATTATTGGCACCCCAGGTCGGCTTGTAGACCTTCTAGCAAAGCACACCATTGAACTAGAGGATATTATGATGTTTGTGCTGGATGAGGTTGACTGCATGCTCCAGAGAGGTTTCATTGATCAGGTGATGCAGATATTTAGGGCTTTATCACAACCGCAGGTCTTGCTGTTCTCAGCGACGGTCTCAAGGGAGGTGGAGAAGGTGGGAGGGTCTCTAGCCAAGGAAATGATTTTGGTGTCCATAGGTAAACCCAACACACCTAGCAAAGCTGTCAAACAATTGGCTATCTGGGTTGATGCAAAGCAAAAGAAACACAAGCTCTTTGAGATACTGACAAGTCAAAACCATTTCAAACCCCCAGCTGTTGTTTATGTGAGTTCGAGAGCTGGAGCAGATCTCTTGGCTAATGCTATAACTGTGGTGACTGGGATAAAAGCTCTGTCGATCCATGGGGAGAAGCCAATGAGGGAGAGGAGAGATGTAATGGGGTCGTTTTTGGGTGGAGAGGTGTCGCTTCTTGTATCAACTGGAGTTCTAGGCCGAGGAGTTGACCTGTTGGTAGTAAGGCAGGTAATCGTGTTTGACATGCCTAATACCATCAAGGAGTACATACATGTAATCGGCAGGGCCTCTAGGATGGGAGACCAGGGCAGTGCCATTTTGTTTGTAAACGAGGAGAGCAGAAATCTGTTCCCTGATTTGGTTGTGGCTTTAAAAAATTGTGGAGCAGCCATACCTAAGCAACTTACCAGTTTGACATCATCCAGGGAAATGCACAGCAACAAGAAGAGGAGGGTTGGATACTGAAATGGATGGCCTGGATTCGAATGTATGTTATAttaaaagcaaagaaagaaacgaAGACTTGAGATACTGAGTAGGGGACATGGAGAAAAGGTTTACGTTGTTAAGAATATTCAGATTTTCAGATGCCGAGGAGTGTGAAATAAATTGACATAGTGGGTTAAAAAAGGTTTTGTTAAGATATATTATAGATGCGAGTAGTGCGTAATAAAACATACTATTTGACAAAGAACGCGGTTTTGTTACCCGCCAGCCAACTGCCAATGTCTTGATAATGTGGTGAAAGAAAAAGCCAAACTTTGTTTTtgttcgaccaaaaaaaaagatcgtaGACACCAACTTGCTCGCACCGGAAGGTATCAACTTTTCTGCTCTTTGGAATCTTTATCCTTTCCATTTCTTTTAGATCCGATCGTCTCGATGTGGCTGATGATTGGCTTATTCCCAGATCCAATCGATTCATTTTATCTCCTTTCTTCTTTCATCATTATCCTTTTATGTAACACAAATTTCCACTTTCTcattttatctctctctctctctgtccaATTTCAAGCTTTGTGTCATCTTTTCGCATCATGTCTTGATCTCTCCAAATTTTCATGCGTTAAAGGCCATGTTCATAacttaaatcaatgaaaatttcCTTCATAACGTGATTCAGCTTCTTGTTGTAGGACTAGAAGGAGTTTCTCTGTTTCACCTACTACGTCACAAGAAAACATGATGGGAGACTCCTCGAGTTCAAGCTCTTGGAGCAGTCAAACGGATACTCAGGATGATCGGATGATTGCTCTTATGTTATCTGAAGAATACACTAAACTAGATGGTGCAGTAGGCAGACGCCTCTCCAATCTTGCTCCCGTTCCCGTAAGCTTGGTTCTAGTCCCCTTCCTACAACCAAATGCAATTGTATAGCTATTCTACACGTTTCTTGTTTTGCAGCATGTTCCGCGGATAAATTCTTATATTCCCAACTTAAATGATGCCACCTTGGATCACCAACGCCTTCTTCAAAGGTTCTTTCCCATATGCTCGCTCTCTTTTCTTAACATAACTAGGAGGACTCTCGCTCGTTGTTGTGGATATGTTAGTATACTCATTCTATAATGTTTACTCCTAGACAAGTCAAACTGAGATTAATCCCCTATGATACACTTTCTTTCATTGTTAATTCTTAAGTTTGATCTTCCTCGCAGGCTAAATGTTTATGGTTTGTGTGAGTTGAAGGTCTCTGGTGATGGAAACTGCCAGGTGAATAGAGGCTAAATTTCAAACAAATCTtctttatctctttcttttctctctctagtcGTATACTCATATATCTTTTTGAGTGTCTTTCAGTTCCGAGCTCTTTCTGACCAGTTGTACCGATCTTCAGAGTACCACAAGCAAGTTAGGGGAGAAGTTGTTAAACAGGTTAGATGTCTTTTATGATTTTCATTAAACCATTGTTGCAATAGAACAAATGGATTAGTACCTGTTTCAGTATTAGGTGCACACATTCCTTTTCGTACGTCATTTCCTAGTTATTCTGTTGTTTTTGTCTTGTTGCTACAGCTCAAGGACAATCGCACTATATACGAAAGTTATGTTCCGATGAAATACAAACGGTATTACAAGAGGATGGCAAAGTAAGTTATTTTCATTTCTCCTCTAAGCCATAATTGGTTTGatctttaaatttttctgtttcaaattcaaaattacatGAATGAATGACAGACTTGGAGAATGGGGAGACCATATTACCCTACAAGCTGCGGCAGATAgggtaattttccttttttgtctCAGTTTTCACAGCACTTGTATTAATAGTTAAAATGTACCTAAATGATCTTTCCTTTGTTCTCGTATCACCTGCTCTAGTTCTGTTGATGTTTTTTACCCCCTATCTAGTCTTCTTCATGTCCTTTGTTTCATAAGCATGTTACATGAAATAGGTAACACTTTAGCACATCTTCGAGAACGCATGTAAAGTAATCGCTGACTTTTGTGGCATTAGGCACTGTTTTCTTTACCTTTTTCTTAACAATTTTTTCCATTGCATCTCCCTTGAATAGTTTGCAGCAAAGATATGCCTGCTGACATCCTTCAGAGACACTTGTTTCATTGAAATTATGCCTCGAGACCAAGCACCTAAGCGTGGTGagactctataatatatttcttttcacCTTCACTCATCGCTACTTGATCTTAAGTAGCATATGGAAAATGCACTCTTACAAAGTTGTGGCTTTATATGTTTGGAATGGTGCAGAGTTATGGTTAAGTTTCTGGTCAGAGGTGCATTATAACTCTTTATACGATAATCAAGGTTTGTCTTTGTGCTTACGAAGTGTAACAAAATGGTGGCTTTGTGCTTGAGGACACTGATTATGATCTTCTTTCTGAGTGCAGCGGTTCCAGTTCAGCAGAAGCCAAAGAGAAAACATTGGTTGTTCTAGAAAGCAAGCCTCTCACATTG containing:
- the LOC106320210 gene encoding OTU domain-containing protein DDB_G0284757 is translated as MTRRSFSVSPTTSQENMMGDSSSSSSWSSQTDTQDDRMIALMLSEEYTKLDGAVGRRLSNLAPVPHVPRINSYIPNLNDATLDHQRLLQRLNVYGLCELKVSGDGNCQFRALSDQLYRSSEYHKQVRGEVVKQLKDNRTIYESYVPMKYKRYYKRMAKLGEWGDHITLQAAADRFAAKICLLTSFRDTCFIEIMPRDQAPKRELWLSFWSEVHYNSLYDNQAVPVQQKPKRKHWLF
- the LOC106320207 gene encoding DEAD-box ATP-dependent RNA helicase 41, which translates into the protein MNEDGCVPYLSDSGIKQKSIDQRSPLPGEPKCVICCRYGEYICDETNDDICSLECKQTLLNKTRVFPATDECFYVGSSSTDDSRKLDIHVQGAAVPPPPALSFTSCGLPPKLLLNLETAGYDFPTPIQMQAIPAALSGRSLLASADTGSGKTASFLVPIVSRCARYRSEHPSSDPRNPLALVLAPTRELCVQVEDQAKMLGKGLLFKTALVVGGDPMSGQLYRIQQGVELIIGTPGRLVDLLAKHTIELEDIMMFVLDEVDCMLQRGFIDQVMQIFRALSQPQVLLFSATVSREVEKVGGSLAKEMILVSIGKPNTPSKAVKQLAIWVDAKQKKHKLFEILTSQNHFKPPAVVYVSSRAGADLLANAITVVTGIKALSIHGEKPMRERRDVMGSFLGGEVSLLVSTGVLGRGVDLLVVRQVIVFDMPNTIKEYIHVIGRASRMGDQGSAILFVNEESRNLFPDLVVALKNCGAAIPKQLTSLTSSREMHSNKKRRVGY